In Colletotrichum higginsianum IMI 349063 chromosome 1, whole genome shotgun sequence, the DNA window TACGCTGCTCAGAACAgcacatacgaccatacccattGGAGAAttcgggatcccgtccgctctcccatagacaagccagtgagggccggattagtagttgggtcggtgacgaccagcgaatacctggtgttgtatgtaTTGTTTTGCCTTTTTGGTTGTTTGTTATGATagttgttggtgttgttgtcgttATCAAATGCGTCACTTTTTAACTCAGATGATGTTGGATTACACAACCCTCCTGAATACGTTGGTGTGCATCATGAAACAATGTAAAGTCAGGTCCACAAGACTTTGAGCTTTTGGGCCTGCTACAGCATATTCTCTTACAAGCGTAACATTATACGATCATCTCACGTAGGAAACTTCGACAGCAAGGGCCGTATGATTTCCTCGTATCATGATGTAGAGCAGTAATGGATTCATTGACACGCATCTGTTGAATCAATTTCCATCGTGGTACCTTTCATTTGACCTGCTTGCGTGCACCACCGAAACAGCCCGGCGCCGGGCAAGAGTCTCCCCTCGTTGCAAGGGGCTCGCTCCCCTTGCCTGAAGCCTCAGCGTCTTCCACTGTTCTTGATCAACTCGGGATCAATCTCGAAGCTCGAGAAGTTGTCCACGAGGTCGTCCCACATCTTGGGGTCGTGCTCGTGCTTCTGCTCGCTGTTCCACGCGTAGTCGGTGATGGTCAGCGCCCGGCTCGTCTCGAACATGAAGGCGACGGACCCGAGCGAGATCTGCATCGCGGGGGGGTCCtccctcgacgccgcggcgaaCTGCTCGTACGCGACGCCGTGGGGCACGAAGCCGGACTCGAACGAGATGCTCCCCGGCCGGAACTCGTCGGACCGCCCGCCGTACTCGCCGTAGATCAGCCCCATGAGCTCCGACGCGCCGTTGCGGTGGTAGTAGGGCGGCCGGTACGTGTGCGACGCGACGTCCCACCTcggcgagaagatgaggaagtcggccagcggcgccgtcggGTCCCTCGACCTGGCCGTCAGGACGCAGAAGATGGACGGGTCGATGTGGTCGACCGAGATGGAGCCCACGGCGACGAACTTGGTCAGGTCGTACTTGTAGGGCACGTAGTTGCCGTGCCacgcgacgacgtcgaacGGGCAGTGCCGCTGCGTGCTGTTGAAGAACCTGCCGCCCAGCTTGTAGACGATGTCCCACGGGTCGTCCTTGGTCACCTCGTACGCCGCGACGGGGTGCAGGAAGTCGCGCGCGTTGGCCAGGCCGTTGGCGCCCAGGGGGCCCAGCTCGGGCAGCTCCCAGCCGGAGCCCCAGACCTCGAGTATGTAGCCGCGCGTCGGCCCCTCGACCCTGACCTGGAAGCGGAGGCCGCGCTGGATGACGCAGATCTCGCCCGGCTGCACGTAGAGGAAGCCGAACTCGGTCTGGATGTCGAGGGCGCCCTGCTGCGGCACGATGAGCCAGTCCCCGTCCGAGTTGGCAAAggccttcttcgtcatgCTCTTGTTGCACAGGTACACGTGGGTGGCCAGGCCCTCTCGCAGCGTCGGGTCACCCGAGCCGGCCACGGTCTTCAGGCCTTGAACGAAGTCGACGTCCTCTCCGTCGGGGATGGGAAACGGCTTCCAGGCTAACTGAGTCGGCGATACGTGAACTCGGGGGTTGATGGGGATGAATGTCGACTCTGTGTCCTTGTTGTCGGGGAGCTCGGTCTGGATGAGACACAGGTTGGGTTGGGTTAGCTACAGCAATTGGAGAGGCCACTGCTGCTGTGAAAGGCAGCTCACAAATCCCTGATGGGCCACCGCTGGTCGGGAACGGTACAGCCATGCTTTCTTGTTCGCGTGTCGAGGAGCGACGAACGACGAAGCCGTCAGCTGCTCTGCGTAGAGTCCATATCGTATGCTCCTAGGGTTGTTCTGACCCCTCGGGATCGtgccggcgatggcctcggacTCGAAGCTGTTGTTGAAGCCGGGCTGGTACGTGTACGGATCGTTCGAGCGGGTCGCGAAGGATGGGATCGTTCCGTTCTTCTGCGTTTCCGCCCAGTGAAAGATGTTTTGGAAGTCCTTCGGAGCGAGGTTTtgggcggccatggcgatCTCGAGCTGGCTCGTGAGGGGGTTCGAGGAGGGgtttgacgatgacgacggctCACCCTCACTGGGGCTGACCCGGGCTTTTTGTAAGATCCGCTACCCCGTTCATCATGTCTGTTGCGGAAAGCTTCACCCCACATCGAGCGACTCGAGCTAAGGAACGTTACTCCACACGGTCCTCAACGAACAAGGCAGAGAGTTCCAGCGCTTGGGGTTGTTGCTGTGACATGAGTTGTGTTGGAGTTCCGTGCGGGTTGTTCCCCCTTAGCGTGTGGGGACCGGGTGTTTCTGTCATGACTGACAAAGGCGGAGGAGATTCAAGGTGGGCACGGCAATTGTGGATGTAACGATACATGTGCCGTTTACCAACTGCTACCAAAACAACTGATATCTTTGAAGAAAAGAAATGTCGCCGTCCTAGCTGCATGTTGTGAAGGCCAGCCCAGTGAAACAGGTCTTGTGGATTGGAGTCTTGAGGGTAACAAGGTTCACAACTGATGCCCCCAACCTTGGGAACTAACTTTACTTTCAGGTGCTGAAGTGATGCTTAAGTTTGTTCACAAATGAGGGAACAAAAAAGAAATCAATTCTCCAGACCTAGAAGAACCCAAAGGCGTTTCTTAGCCAAGGACGGTTTTCAATTGATAACAAGCGGCCATTTGACTCAGCAGTGGGCTGGACAAGTAACTAGGTAACTTGATTGACTTTTGCTTCGGGTGGGCTGGGGGAATCGGAATCGTCAGTTCCCGGACAAGCAGCCACCAAAGACACGTAAAAGCTTCCCAACGATTGGAATATTGGTACATATGCTTCACTCGTCAAAACTTTAGGCGCGAGCCAAATAATGATGAATACCTCCGACCATAGGACGATCATTTACACCAAGCACCTCGGGGACTTACAACCTACCACAAGAGTTTCGGTTTAGGCAACCCTTGTGCGATGCCGCCGCGATGGACAACAAAGAACAGAAGGGCTTTCACGCTCAAACACGCAGATCTGCCTTGCACCCGAGGGAAACACGTGTATTTTAAACACAAAGGGGTTGTGAAGGTGTGGGTGGACTCTGACAATTCAACCAGCAGGTGTGTCTAACTGCCCCATTTCGCAAACTTTTTGGCATCTTATCAGTAAATTGCTTTTGTCAGCTGCAGCCTACGCACTGGTGTGCAAGGTTTTGCCTGCTTGGTGGTCTAGAGGTCGTCCGCACGCTGTTTAATTGATCGGAGCGCATCGCACCTAAATATACCTTTCCTTACTTGGCAGTGGACTTTACACACAAGGCATGACCTAAATGACCAGGGTGTCAGGTGTACAAATCAAGAGAATGTGGCGAACAATGTTCTTAGGTTAGATGCAGATCATATCCAAGACCGCAGGTGTCATAAGGAGGTAGAAGGGATCTGTTAGTGAAGGGTACGGAGTGCAAAAGGGCTAATTGTGCGTCTATGGGCGTTTGTCTAGGAAGATCCCTTCTCCCGTCTTGTGTCAACCTGGACAAGCCTTGGATTTCCTCCTTCCCAAGTGGAATGGGGCACGACCGGACAAGAGGGGGCATTGAACGGGGACTCCGGGGGTAATGAGAATAGATGCTCCAACGTATTTTTCTAATTACTTGGCGAGAGTCAGTCTGTCCATACGTAAGTGGTAATATAAATGAATTGAAGTCAAGATGGAAATTCGGTCTATAAGGCAAGACTGGCCGCTTAGCTGAGAAGACTTGGTGTCTGAGACATTG includes these proteins:
- a CDS encoding Homogentisate 1,2-dioxygenase gives rise to the protein MAAQNLAPKDFQNIFHWAETQKNGTIPSFATRSNDPYTYQPGFNNSFESEAIAGTIPRGQNNPRSIRYGLYAEQLTASSFVAPRHANKKAWLYRSRPAVAHQGFLTQPNLCLIQTELPDNKDTESTFIPINPRVHVSPTQLAWKPFPIPDGEDVDFVQGLKTVAGSGDPTLREGLATHVYLCNKSMTKKAFANSDGDWLIVPQQGALDIQTEFGFLYVQPGEICVIQRGLRFQVRVEGPTRGYILEVWGSGWELPELGPLGANGLANARDFLHPVAAYEVTKDDPWDIVYKLGGRFFNSTQRHCPFDVVAWHGNYVPYKYDLTKFVAVGSISVDHIDPSIFCVLTARSRDPTAPLADFLIFSPRWDVASHTYRPPYYHRNGASELMGLIYGEYGGRSDEFRPGSISFESGFVPHGVAYEQFAAASREDPPAMQISLGSVAFMFETSRALTITDYAWNSEQKHEHDPKMWDDLVDNFSSFEIDPELIKNSGRR